A window of Aeromicrobium duanguangcaii genomic DNA:
GAGCGCCCCTTCCGGCACGAAGCTGGTGACGATCAAGGGACGGGCGATCATGGGGGCCGTGTTGCTGCAGTACACCGCGCCGAGCCCGTTGACCTATCACGAGCTCATGGCGGCGGTCCTCGTCCGCCGTGGCCTGCGGCTCTTCGTGCACATCCCCGACATCTGGGTCGACAGTCCCGCCTCGCGTGCCGGCGGGCGGGCCCTGTGGGCCATCCCGAAGGAGCTCGCCGACTTCGAGGACCACGGGCTCCGGGCCGTCGGGATCGCCTCGGCCCGCCTGCGTCGCATCCGCGGGACGCTCAAGGCACCCGCCGGATTCCGGGTGGCCCAGGAGCGCGACGGCCGCGCGCTGGTCACACCGGTCCGCGGCTCGGCCGCCGTGTCGCCCGCCCGGGTCGGATGGACGTTCGAGCCGACGGGTCCGCTGGCCCACCTCGCCGGTCTGCGCCCGCTCGCGCACCTCGTGATCCGACGTTTCCACCTCGTCTTCGGCCCCGCCGACCGCTGACCTGGCGGGGGCCATCTTCTGGCCGCCGGTTCGGCTGTCCCGTGCTCATTCGTCCGATCTGGGGCAGCATGGATCTCGTACGTGCGTGAGCGCGCATGTCCGGATCGGGGGATCCACATGGCCAACAGGGGAATCTGGACCAGCCGAACAGGCCGCATCGTGGCGTCGGCAGCGGCGCTGCTGCTGATAGGTGTCCTCGGCGCGGCGTCCACGGCCGCCGTGCCGAGAGTCGTGGCTGCGGACGTCCCGCCGGCGACGGGCAACAACGCGGTCATCAACGTCAAGGTCGGCGCCGACCGCGTGGGGACGAACGGTGTG
This region includes:
- a CDS encoding acetoacetate decarboxylase family protein, coding for MTSFPSEPWDLYGHGLVTVGLLPAQGLSAPSGTKLVTIKGRAIMGAVLLQYTAPSPLTYHELMAAVLVRRGLRLFVHIPDIWVDSPASRAGGRALWAIPKELADFEDHGLRAVGIASARLRRIRGTLKAPAGFRVAQERDGRALVTPVRGSAAVSPARVGWTFEPTGPLAHLAGLRPLAHLVIRRFHLVFGPADR